Genomic segment of Schistocerca piceifrons isolate TAMUIC-IGC-003096 chromosome 1, iqSchPice1.1, whole genome shotgun sequence:
aacaaggccccgggagtagacaacattccattagaactactgacagccttgggagagccaggcctaacaaaactctaccatctaatgagcaagttgtatgagacaggcgaaataccctcagacttcaagaagaatataataattccaatcccaaagaaagcaggtgttgacagatgtgaaaattaccgactatcactttaataagtcacagctgcaaaatactaacgcgaattcttcaaagatgaatggaaaaactggtagaagccgacctcggggaagatcagtttggattctgtagaaacgttggagcacgtgaggcaatactgaccttacgaattatcttagaagaaagattaaggaaaggcaaacctacgtttctagcatttgtagacttagagaaagcttttgacgatgttgattggaatactctctttcaaattctaacggtggcaggggtaaaatacagggagcgaaaggctatttacaatttatacagaagccagatggcagttataagagtcgacgggcatgaaagggaagcagtggttgggaagggagtgagacaggattgtagcctctcccccatgttattcaatctgtatattgagcaagcagtaaaggaaacaaaagaaaaattcggattaggtattgaaatccatggagaagaaataaaaacgttgaggtgcgccgatgacattgtaattctatcagagacagcaaggtcttggaagagcagttgaacggaatggacagtgtcttgaaaggaggacataagatgaacatgaacaaaagcaaaacgaggataatggaatgtggtcgaattaagtcggatgatgctgagggaattagattaggcaatgagacacttaaagtagtaaaggagttttgctatttggggagcaaaataactgatgatggttggagtagagaagatataaaatgtagactggcaatggcaaggaaagcgtttctgaagaagagaaatttgttaacatcgagtatagatttaagtgtcaggaagtcgtttctgaaagtatttttatggagtgtagccatgtatggaagtgaaacatggatgataaatagtttggacaagaagagaatagaagctttcgaaatgtggtgctacagaagaatgctgaagattagatgggtagatcacataactaatgatgaagtattgaacagaattggggagaagaggagtttgtggcacaacttgactagaagaaggaaccggttgctaggacatgctctgaggcatcaagggataacaaatttagcattggagggcagtgtggagggtaaaaatcgtagagggagaccaagagatgaatacactaagcagattcagaaggatgtgggttgcagtaaatactgggagacgaagaagcttgcacaggatagggtagcatggagagctgcatcaaaccagtctcaggattgaagaccacaacaacaacaacaatggtaagtGATGAAGTCTCGAGGGCTGGTACACTAGCAGCTATATGTGTCACAGAGTGTAGCATGCAAGCAGGAGAAGTGTGCTGATATGAgttgtgtgcaaacctggaagttgggaTTGGAAGTTTGAACAAAATAGCTCAAATCTGTGGACACAATTCGTATCTCCATAGACATAGTATGGGAACAGGAGATTGCTACAAATCTGGAATGTGAAACATATTTGAGTCAGCTGTTTGTTCAGGCTAATGTTTTTCgtctttatgtatactgtgaaatcTAAAATGTTTAATATGTGTCAGTGCTTTAGGGGAGTCACTGCTGAATTTATTGAAATATACAGCAGTTACATAGGTTTGAGGAAAGTTTAGGCAATGGTTTACAGTGATCTAGATAAAAAAAAGTGATTGTTAATTAATCATTGATAGTCGAAACAAGAgacttaaataaaattaaatttgcttAATGCTATACTACATCATGAAATTTTGTGGTAGgatagataaaataaaaatatttactctaCAGAAGAGTAAAGTCAGCATATAGTGTTCAGTTGATGAAGGAATATCTTGCAGTGTTGTCCCCAAGGGCACAGGGATTCATACACATTCATGTTGATACATTTACTCCCCAATGGGATATTTTGTTCATAACAAAGAGTCAATTAAAGGTAAACTGTACAGTTCACTGACACAATAATTAATGTAAAACTTTCCAATAGCCTATGAATCCTTATCTACAAGTCAGAACGGAATTTTATATTCTGGTGTGAGAGTTTATAACAGATTGTTGGTAGACTTTAGACAGTGAACTGAAATCCCTTTATACTCTGAAACAAAGTAAAGGATACCTCATTGAGCACACCTATAATTTATCAGAATACGTGGATTTCAAAAGAcatctaaattttaaaaaatgttatctgtaatatatcagaatttatttgCTGCATAATTGAGGTAATTCACTTGTCTTCATGAAATCATTCTGCGGGAAAGTGTACGTAGCCTCCAATGAATCAGGTATTACAGAATGTTTGTAAATTAGTTAATATAAacaacctttaattgtgaaaagggcATATATCTTACAGAAAAATTTGATACACCACTGAATGCTGTAtagcttcaagttttatttacgaaTGTTCAACGTGGCTGCCTTTTGCAACATCAAAATATCCCATCCGTTATCAGTTCTCTGCCAAATCCTATGAAGTAAGTCTTGTTGTATGGTGACAACTGCTTGTGTTATCCATTGATGCAGCTCGTCGATGTTTCCCAGAAGCAGAGAACAAACATTTTCTCTGTAATGTAACCCCATACACTGATATCCATTGGGGTTAAATCAGGTGACTGTAGCGGCCAGGACATTGTTCCACCACTTCCAGTTCAAGTCGACACATTCCAATGGAGATGCGCAACTACTTCATGATGATAATGTGGTGGCGCGCCATTTTattggaaaataaattctgtgtccTTATCCTGTTGCAGCAgaggcattagataatgttcaTGCATATCCAGGTACGATATGACAGTTACATTTGACTCAGCAAAAATGGAAGGACCATAAATCTTGTTACAGCTCACATCACTTAAAACGTTTACCTCAGGTGAGTCCTGCACATATTACATTACATGACATTATTTCTGCTCATCCCATATCCGAACACTATGTCGATTCACTTCACTGCACGTATGGGaggtggcttcatcactgaacacaattttattaagaaaatcatcttcaatctgcattttgttaaacatttctacacaaaactcagTTCATTTTTCTCTGTCACTTTCTCTTGAGGCGTACAATAGTTATAGTGTGTAGAGTTTGAATGACAGgcgtttccataatattttccacaCTGTAACACTAGGCTTATTTAATTCTAAGCTGGCATTTTTTCGTTGATTAACGAAGCCCATTCAGTTGCTGCATCCGAGATTGCTGGCTGACCCTGACCCAGCATCCTACGTGATACAAAGCCAGTTTCTGTGGaacgattgtaccaattaatagctgcttgtctttgaggtggtggcttgTGATATTAAATCTTGAactgtctctgaactgtagtaATGGATTTGTATTAATGAAGCTATACACAACACTGCGCATAATCTGCACCCTTATACGACTCCATGATAAGTACTGGAATAACCTATTCACGTATGTCACCTAACGGGAACGTCGGGAACTAAGAGTGTTAGACGGGGGTAAAACTTGAAGATGTACGGCACTGAGTGCTGtatgaaatatttctgtaagatATTTACCCTttccacaattaaaggttactttcttattgctaatttataaacaccttgtACTTTGCTTAATGTTGCTCTCTTGTACACTGCTGTCGAATATTCTAAGTCTTTGTAACTTCTTCTTGTTACCAGGAATCGTCGCAATCAGCTGTTTACTTGGTAAAATATATCTCCCCAAACAAGTATTTTGCCATGTTATACTATTTACGAGCGCAAATAGGACATGTCTACATCTGGGCCTTTTTTGACGGATTTTTCTGttgcatttaatttttaaaaaaatattttctttgataaaACTATTGCGAATGCAAATCTTTGTGCACCTGCAAGACTGTGCCATGGATGTATTGCACTAAAACTCTAAGTTTCACTCAGTGTGTTGCAAAAACGGGCTGTATTTCTGATTTGTTCATTGAAATTAAATATATGTAGGACATAACTGAAAACTGAACTGAAATTAACTCCTTAGATTTCCTTCCTATTGAGCAATGTCCATGACCATTTTTTAACTAATAATATCAAACACCTCTGATGACAAGCAAACACAATGCAGTGGCAAATGGCTCTAATTCCTGTAGTAAGCAAAGATACAACGGCAAGTAAGAGATCCATACTCATGAACTGAGCGTAGGGAGCAGAAGCAGGAATCCTGAAACGCCATCCTGGAAAGGGTctgagtggaggtggtttgccattgccctccTCCAACCTGTTACGAAGTGTCGAGCATGTTTTTGTACATGGGGATGACTGTTATGAGTGCTGGTACTGTGTGGTGTCGTGTTTGTTTTTATGAATGAGGAGAGAAAGGTTGAAACTCGGTGCTGGCACACAGCGTAATTCTCTCGAAAAGCATCAAGGGGGCCACTGAGTTTAACAACCCCATCTGATGGActaatcaccatcaacagtgtcacatgtctcTCTTCATGAGAgattgtggagaggtttggaatttaatcaatGACATTGGCACAAAAACTGGCGATCAGGAAGTTTAAACTACCATTTCTCCTCCTCtggctggccaaatactggcagtgaaagcatcatccaccaccaggattcaaactgGCTTTAAATATACGATACATGGCTCTAGCACCAGCAGCTCACTAACAAAAATATGCTTTGCTCTATGGGTTAATGCCGTGAATACTGAGTGGAAGACATTAGTGTACAGTACTTCTCACGAATTGTGACTTGGCATCTGTCGATTGGAGTTTGCGGGCAGAGAGCAGAGCGGAGAAGCTATGCTGCGTGGAGTGATGGGTTGcgtggggaggagggagggggcggggggaacaAGCTCCACCACTTTATACTATAAGCAACCAGTGCAGGCAACAGAAACCTGTGCTTTGAGCTTCCATGAGCTCCTGATATCTGCCTTTCTTTTCCAAAATGGAGTAGAAAATAGCCCCTTGATGAGCCAGCAAGGTCTTCATCACTAATTTTcgtaaaaatcacaatgaatatagCGCAACAAAAAACAGGCAACGACAGACAACTCAGCTCAGCAACAAAGGACACGACAGTGCAGTCAACACTGGCTAGTGGTAGGCTGTGCTGTTGGCAATGAACATCTGCTAATCACTAGGGCACGAATTCTCCCGGCTGTTGCCGACTGCTAATAATCATAACTGGGGAGCTGCGTACCAGGATACAGACTACAGTGTTGTAGTGAGCTATTGTGTGTTTAACAACTAGTGTCTAGtgctctttttgtttgtttttacgactgACTGAACATATCGGCAAAGAATGTCTACTGGTATGAATGATATTTTAGAAAAGAGTCGTTAAGTGATAAACAGTTAAAGAATTGGTTGTTAGAGGTGCCTGAGGAAGTGTGCGGTGTAAGTATTGCCAATGCAACGTGAACATGCATTTTATAGATTTACATCTGCATGCAAAAAGTAAGAAACATTTAAAAGCAGCCGAACCTTTTTCATTTACATGATAGTCAACATTCCCATTTCAGTCCATCAAATACACATATGAACGTGCAGCTGCTTAAGCTGCTCATACTTTGTTTGTAATTAATCACTGTGCAATTAGAACCGTTGATCATCTTTCAGATCTAAGCAGGTATTTTTTTCAAAGTGCTAACCATGAATCTCTTTTACAGCTACACTGTAGGAAGAGCAGTGCTTTGATCAGGAACATTCTCTTTCAGCACTTTTAAGTCAGAACTACAGAACAATGTTAGTAATGGACATTTCAGTCTCCTTACAGATGAATCTACAGACATATCCGTCACCAAATTGTTGGCTGTGTGCATTGTATATTTTTCAGAACAACAGTAGAGATATTTCCACCTTTTTAGGAATTATTGAAGTAGACTAGGGGAATGCTGCATGTATTGTTACTGCAGTAAAGTTATTACTTTCAGATTATGCTCTAGACGTTAAACAACTGAGAGAAATTGGTACAGATAATGCCTTAGTAATGATGGGTATTAACAATGGGGTTTACCAGGAGATGAAATGTGAGGTCCCATAACCTTATATTGATCCCCCATGTTTGTCCTTCAGTCCAGTTAGCAGGGTCCTTTGCTGTCCAAATGCTATCAGGGAATCTTGAGTTGTTAATATGTGAAACTTATTCTTGGTTTCCTGAATCCTCTTCTCGACAAGCAATGTATAGGAAATTGTTTACAGAAATAAATGATGGAGCCGAACCCCTTAAAATTATACACCAATCAGACACAAGGTGGCTATCGATCGACGTTGGTGGTAATCGCATTTTAAGTCAGACAAATTTTGAAGTATCCAGATGTCAGACTGAGTGCTACACAGCTGAACTGTTGTATAGTATGTACTCTGATGCCATCTATAAGCTTTATCTTCCGTTTCTTAGGTTTCTTAGGCCAACTCAAAAGGTCAATAAATCATTCCAATCAAGTACAGCAGACCGTTCAGAGCTACTGCAAGACTTAGTTCTTCTTATTGTAGGTCTTACAAAGCGGATTGTTGTTCCCAGTTATAAGGAGGATTTGCTAACGGTAGATGTTACATAATACAAATCCCCAATATTTATCTTGGGCATGAAGCAGGGGTTTCTTTGCTGAATATGTTGAAAGAACATAAAATTAACGCAGAAAGCGGAAAAGTTTTCGCAGTAGATGCGAaaagtttctgatttgctttgcaGAGAAGCTCCAGAGGCGACTGCAGAATAATGTCAAGGTTTTGCAAAGAGTGTGTCTAACTGTTCCAGAACAGTGTTTGAGGATGGTGAAAGAATGTATAATCATGCTAGCACAGAATTGACAAAAACTGATTTTTAGTGGTCAAAATTAGCTACTGTTCAATGGAAAAATGTCGACAATACAGTAGAACTTTGACAAGAGATCGCATCATATAAAGACGCTAGTTCCTAAAATCCATTTCAGGAGCTTTTAGGTTCCGAAATGAAGCTTTTGATGTTGCCTTGGTCAATTGCTGAGGTCGAAAGAGGATTTAGAATACTAAACAATGTGAAAACCTTCCTCAGGACTAGACTTAATACCAGTATGGTAAGAGCAATTCTCACTGTGCTGTCGTAAATACGTCTTGCCAGAGCATGCTTTGAAACAAATTGGTACAATGGTTGCGTACCGAGGAGACCAACAATCCAACACATCAACTGAAGAAGAGGCGGAGTACAATGCGGATGAACTGTTATTACTTTAATCAACATTGGTGATAAATATCTTTAAATTTGTGTACATTTACGCTTTCGTGGCGCAAAGACTGCTGCTTTAAATTGCGGGCGCTCTGCGCATGATTTCGGGCTCTTTTtcaaatatttcggctgtatactgtTCAGATATCTGTCTGTCGGCTCATTCTGAAGACGACTGGACGCTATGCAGCCGCAGTATTAGAAGTAGAACCTGAATGTGTGCggttgcatgcccgaaatttaatggagcgtATTTAAATTTGTTTGTTAGTATTCCATTAAAATGTGATGTAGttatataataatatatattttatattcTGGGTGAGTTGGGCGGATTTTTAAGTGGTTGTCCGTCTCGTAAACTAAGTATGagtataatgtttaaaataaaatttaatttcgtctatttatttacaagaaaataaGGACATATCTGATTTTGATCGATTTTAAAATGTTTCCTCATTGCATAAACAaagtaatgaatatttttttaaaataaatagtattttttctttatttttgcaagaagATGTGGAGATATTTCATTTTGACGGATTTTTAGGTGTTGGTTTGTCGAAAAAAATAATCACATGTTGGCGCCACTGACAGGAACCCACTTGGGAGGCCAAAAGCGAATGTTCAGTTGGCAAGAGCAGTTGCGATGGATTTGATACGAAGACACTTTGGCTAGAGCGTGTGGTAGGCGGCCGGCTAATGAGAAGTGCGGATAAATCGCGCAGATTAGAAGTAGTTGTATCTTCAGTTacagtctgaaaataaaatatgaaaatgaacgGAATTTTGAAAGCGGCTTCTGGATTCTCTTCGTATAAATATCTTTTGAATCCAGTGAAACGGTCATGCGGCGTCTTGAATGCAAACACGAGGCAGTTTACAAGAACGCTGTGGTATATGCGTTCTGGTGGTTCTACCGACGGGACGGGTTTACTTGCCAACTACAAACAAACTCCACAGAGTAATTTATGCAGTTGTGGTTGTGGAATGCAAAGGCTACATACGAAAGGTATATATTTAGAAGTTACATGAAATGGAAATTCGTTTTTGCACGTTCGAATATACAAAAGTGTAATGTACTTTCCATAAATTATCACTTTAAGGTGCGTCACACATTTTCAGTCAGTTAAAAGATTCCTTAGAGGCACAACTAAGAATTTGAAGAATTGTGTTACTTGTAATTATTTAACCTATTTGTggaataaattcacacttttctgtTCAACCATAATTCTAAGGACGGTGTAATAAATTGATTACTGGAGTAACTGTGCAAATAGTTGCCTTTGAATTATGATCTAATCTCCAAAACCATCATTTCCTTATAGGAGAGAAAGAGCTTGTGGAGTTTCTTACAGAAGAAATAGCAAATGAGAGGAAAGCGCAGAAGTTGAAGACAATCCCCACAGAAATAGATGGTTTTAAAGTTAAATTGGATGAATCTGAAGTAACAATGACCAAAAAACTGGGTGATGAAGAGTCAGTAATGTTGTATTGTGTAAAATGTTTTATTGAGGGTTTAGATTGCAGAATGGTaatgtgtttcgttttttttttcttttttttccagaattGAAGTAAATTTCAATATAAATCACACAGTGGACGCTGATACTGAACCAGAAGTAAATCCTAATATGGATAAACCAGAGTTTGGGGAAATGAAATCAAAGCCAACCTTTGAGGTGGATATACGCCGTGGATCAAAGACCCTTGGCTTCACATGCTCTTTTACATCTGGCCAACAAGATTCTGAAGAGGGCTATAGTAAGTGAAACATAGTGTAACCTGAATAAATCGCCATAGTACTGCTTTAATGAAGGTACTGGTTTGTGCAAATATGCTGATAGTTTTTCATCTGTTAGGTAACTGTTTTAATAACTTGGTTAAGCAATTCCACCTCACTATTCCTTCCTCAACTATAGTCACTTGATTGATCGCAGAAGATAAGCCTGGATTCGTTGATATGAGATTTTATGATAGACATACCAGTCTCTTCTGTTAACAACTATGTCTGCAGTAGGCAGTGTTACTGTGGTAGTGAAATAATTCCTATTCATTACTGGATAATGACTATCTGAAAGTTATGTATTTAGAAGTCAGATACTATGTTCATTAAATGCTGTCCCTACCTTAAATGTGATCATAACTTCTTATTGACCATTTCGCATCATCCTGCAAACCTTCAACTCCATAAGGCAGTCGCTGAACCACATACATATTGGTTCCCTTTTGATACAACAGCGTGCATTTTATAAATGCAGATTGTTGGTTACCATGTATCAGCTGCAGTGCTCTCACAAATCCCAGATATTATACAACTATTTCATGAGTTATTTCTGAGAGTATAAGAAATCAGCAGTATTTATTGAGCTTTTCCTGATTATGTGCAGGGCGAGATTGTGAGAATATAAGAAATAAGCTTTGCCCAGAACATAGACTACTTTTGGGGGGAGGAGTGATATGGAAGAAAAAGCCTTACTTGCATCTCACAAGGATGGTTTACAAGTGTGTTGTGTGCTTTGTATTGAGTATCTGGGTCAAGAGGAATAAATGACGAGATTCTTCAGTTTTGACCAATATCTTGGTATTAATACTGCTGTGAGCGTATATTCAGTTTTGTTAGTAGTTgatcgaggaaaaaaaaaattgttgactgATTTTTAGCTTTGcatgaggagaagaagaagaagaacaagaaggaggaggagggtaAAAAAATGTTCTAGTGACAAACTTATCTGTAGTTTAGACTGTTCGAGAGAAATCAGTGATATGACAATACAGTTGCCACTTCCCTTACAGCGTTTGTTGTGCGTTTCGTACATCACTGGTCATAGTCAAATACTTGTATCAAATATTCCTCTTTAGCCATTATCAGTATGGAAGTACTAGTAACACATGGAAATAAAGGTTCtgagccttttttttaaaaaagttcctTCCTGTAATGGAACTTACTGAACTGCAAATTCTATTTCAGTTCTCAAAATTAGTGTTCTGGGACATCGATTTTTATTTTGAGACATTGTTATTTTTCACGTTTCAATCTGTATTCAGACAAAATTTCTCTGAAAAGTCCTGTGTATCTCCCATGAAGAACCCATAATTGCTTTATCACACATTTTGAAACAAATAAGCTCATCTAGGTCTTCAGCTATGTTACAGGTCAGtctgttaccacaaatttccaaggaaAGGAAAATATGAAATATGGCATCAATTAAAGGCAACCTTTAATGAAGCAAAATAACCACAAATAATGTGCAAAGAACACTGATTGTTTCAATGTGTGTtttctaaatacattttttttttcgcgTCTCATTCATTACCTGAAACTATTGTTTGATGGCTGTTTTTTTTGAAAAGGAATGTTGATAGCCTTGGCCCGTGTTTGGACTTAAGCTGGGAAAGTAACTGGTTTTTACTAGTTCATCTGCAAATTATCCTTTCTTAGAATTGACTCGAAAGTCTGCTGATAATTATGTTTACAATCATACTTGGAGGAGAAACAGTACATGAACAAACTCTACTTAAATAACCCTGATTCACTTCAGTATACTGTTAGAGCAAGGTGTAGTTTTTTTCCTCCATTGAATATGTTGCAGGAAATATTGAAACTACTGATCTGTTTTGACTCATTACATCTTAAAAATGGCTGACAAAACACTTGTCAAAATCAGTCTTGCTTAAAATAAATGCCCTAACAGGTATTATACTTACTTTCATGCAATCACTTTTGTTGGTTTCACCACTTGTCACCCTTTCCCCTACTGTAGATGTTTTATGCTGCAAATCAGTATGTCACCTCAACTAAATCAACAGTCGATGGTTTTCTGGTGTGCTGCTATGCCAAACGTAACTGCAAAGGATGTTAAAACAGTGTTTACGTGGTTCAAGCAGAGATTTGCAGAAGCTGACACTTCTTCGTGAAAAAGAACATTTAGTACCACATGTTAATTATAATtttaacaatatcatgaaaaggttagattgctactcactgtaaagatcatcacaggcacagtgaaaagacttACAGATAATAGCTTTTGGCTCTGAATGGAACAGCTACCAGTGGTAGTGGAGCATGTGTAAGGTGTGCTTGTtttgtgttaatgtgttttctttgctgaagaaggtgtTAGTGGAAGActgttaatgtgtaacagtctttgttgtgcctgtgtCCAACTGAGTAGCAATTTGTCCTCCTAACCAGGAGTTCCcatttttattgtttaaattttcATTTCTATAATCTCGTGAGCACCCTTGATTCACAATAAGCGAACCAAACAGTGGTAATTGACATGCTGCTGCTATGTAAGTCAGCAAACAGTGATCGTACAATGAAATTTTCCCTGTTATATTGAAAATGTGGAATCCTAACCCTACTCGCTAATTAAAATATGACCTGGGCATAAATGAAGGTCTCCAATATTTGCCTGTCATAAACACTACTCTACCATTTGAGCAATTAGAGGGTGTGTTCTACATCTGTACCCTGCAAacaaccgtgaggtgcatggcggagggtatgccccattgtaccagtcattagggtttcttcccattccattcgtgTTCGGAGAGTGGGAATAATGGTTGTgcgaatgcctctgtgtgtgcagtaattattctaacttCAAATCCCTACGTGAGTTATACGTAGGGCCTTGCAGTGTATtattaatcatttaaagccggttcttgaaactttgactTTCTTGCGATAGTTTACGTAAACTATCTTAGAGTgctccagttcagttcctttagtctctctgtgacactctcccatggattaaacatgTGAGGATTTGAGCTGCCCTTCACTTTCTACATTCAGTGTCTCATGTTAGTCCTATCTAGTACGAGTCCCACACAcaggagcaatattctagaacgggTCACACAAGAGATTTGCAAGCAATCAACTCTGTAGGATGgttgcacttccctagtattctaccaatgtaccgaagtctaccaccttctTTACCCTGGATTGAACCTAtgttgtcattccatttcatattcctacaaggTGTtaaaccaggtatttgtatgagtcataggtacattttttgttttgtgaactgcaaaattttacatttctgaacatttaaagcaagtagccAGTCTGCCCCACATTGAAATCTTACCAATatctgacagaatatttgtgcagcttctttcagatagtacttcaccgtatgcagtctggtccctttaatcccacaaaccaaccaaccagtacttCACTGTAGATTTGGGGCAGACCTgatttctacatctgatgatgactctccacccaagataacatgttgcgtcctccctgccaaaaaatcctcagtccagtcacaaatttcatttgataccccatatgactgtacttttgacaataagcctaggtgtggtactgagtcaaatgtttctcAGAAATCAAAATACTCTGATTGCCATAATCaaaatgtgagaaaagtgcgagttgggtttcacatgaatgGTGTTTTAGAAATCCATGCCGGGTTGGCATTaaggtggtcattctgttcaaaatacctcgttatgcttgagctcagaatatgttctaagatgctTCAACAAATTGATTAAAGTAcagtggacagtagttttgtggatcacttctactacccttcttgtaaatgggtgtgacctgtatctttttccaagaactgggcagggTTTTTCGTTAAAGGGGTCTAAGATAGTTTATAGTTagaaagaggggctaactcagctgcaaactcagtgtagaatctgacaaggattcaGTCAGACAAGGGGCTAACTCAGCCTCAAACTTGGAATAGAATCTGACAAGTATTTCATTGGGCCTTGGAGCTTTGTtaatttttaatgatttcagctgtttctcaacacctgtTATActgatacttatttcattcatctttacgGTGGCAAGAGGATTAAATTGGGTCAATTCTCATGGGTTctcctctgtaaaggaacatttgaaaacagaattaagcatTCCAGCTTGTGCTTTaccaccctcaatttcagttcctgtctgttTTTAGGGACTGAATGCtggctttggtgc
This window contains:
- the LOC124788066 gene encoding complement component 1 Q subcomponent-binding protein, mitochondrial, encoding MKMNGILKAASGFSSYKYLLNPVKRSCGVLNANTRQFTRTLWYMRSGGSTDGTGLLANYKQTPQSNLCSCGCGMQRLHTKGEKELVEFLTEEIANERKAQKLKTIPTEIDGFKVKLDESEVTMTKKLGDEEIEVNFNINHTVDADTEPEVNPNMDKPEFGEMKSKPTFEVDIRRGSKTLGFTCSFTSGQQDSEEGYNDIFAIDEVTLYEGEWSEKTYAVSGEILDGYLYDLLMTLLEEKGISNEFVEKLSEFSTAYEHNTYIAFLESLQKFSSGK